A region of Pontiella agarivorans DNA encodes the following proteins:
- a CDS encoding Gfo/Idh/MocA family protein → MKNRRSFISQTALAGAALPLLSAAGVSSVNYVPADRKVNHASFGANGMAFSDIKSLTRNEEVNLIAVAEVDESRLGRVKKLFPEVRVYKDWRVLLEKEHRNLDSVNVSTPDHMHGPIGLTAMQLGLHVYGQKPLAQNLYETRRMAEVAAKTGVVTQMGTQLTSTTYERLTARMIQDGVIGKVKEVHMFSHKTWGDPQPRPERVDPVPAGLDWDLWLGVAEERPYIDQYYHPGNWRRRLDFGTGTLGDMGCHIYSPMFQALGVRHPLSVKSVGGKPNETNWAINEKFEYIFPGNELTAAETVKVTWTDGSLRPPKKFLEMFGEKMPKQGSIFVGTEGILLHPHNELPVPYPREKFADFRYPKFKARNHYDDFIKAVRGEPVKPLSDFVEYGGPLTETVLLGALASHFPGETLEWDAEKLRISNLEKANAFVKRQYRKGWEITERS, encoded by the coding sequence ATGAAAAACAGGCGTTCATTTATTTCGCAAACCGCACTTGCCGGGGCAGCTCTGCCTTTGCTGAGTGCCGCCGGAGTCTCTTCAGTCAACTATGTTCCGGCAGACCGGAAGGTGAACCATGCCAGCTTCGGGGCAAACGGCATGGCCTTTTCGGATATTAAGAGTCTGACCCGTAATGAGGAGGTGAATCTTATAGCCGTGGCGGAAGTGGATGAAAGCCGTTTGGGACGGGTGAAGAAGCTGTTTCCCGAGGTGCGGGTCTATAAAGACTGGCGGGTGCTGCTGGAGAAGGAGCACCGTAACCTGGACTCGGTCAATGTTTCCACTCCCGATCACATGCATGGACCGATCGGCCTGACGGCCATGCAGCTGGGGTTGCATGTTTATGGACAGAAACCACTCGCGCAAAACCTTTATGAAACGCGGCGGATGGCGGAGGTTGCTGCAAAGACCGGTGTGGTGACCCAGATGGGAACGCAGTTGACGTCTACCACGTATGAGCGGCTCACCGCCCGTATGATTCAGGACGGCGTGATCGGCAAGGTGAAGGAAGTTCATATGTTCAGCCATAAAACCTGGGGAGACCCGCAACCGCGGCCGGAACGCGTTGATCCGGTTCCGGCGGGGCTGGACTGGGATCTGTGGCTGGGTGTGGCCGAAGAGCGGCCGTATATTGACCAATATTATCATCCGGGCAACTGGCGCCGCAGGTTGGATTTCGGTACGGGGACGCTCGGCGACATGGGGTGCCATATTTACAGCCCGATGTTTCAGGCGCTGGGTGTTCGGCATCCGCTCTCTGTCAAATCCGTGGGAGGAAAGCCGAATGAGACGAACTGGGCCATTAATGAAAAGTTTGAGTATATTTTTCCCGGAAATGAACTGACTGCTGCGGAAACCGTGAAGGTGACCTGGACTGACGGCTCGTTGCGGCCGCCGAAAAAGTTTCTGGAAATGTTCGGCGAAAAGATGCCGAAACAAGGCTCAATTTTTGTCGGCACGGAAGGAATTCTGTTGCATCCGCATAATGAACTTCCGGTTCCGTATCCGCGCGAAAAGTTTGCCGACTTCCGCTATCCGAAATTTAAAGCGCGTAACCATTACGATGATTTTATCAAGGCGGTTCGCGGAGAACCGGTGAAGCCGCTGTCCGATTTTGTCGAATATGGCGGGCCGCTCACCGAGACCGTTCTGCTGGGCGCGCTGGCTTCGCACTTTCCCGGTGAAACGCTGGAGTGGGATGCTGAAAAACTGCGGATCTCCAATCTGGAAAAGGCGAATGCGTTCGTGAAACGACAGTACCGTAAAGGTTGGGAAATTACGGAGCGTTCATGA
- a CDS encoding Gfo/Idh/MocA family protein has product MMRIGIIGMGFMGGVHLNAWQQNRYADVVAVCDANPIAGKTKGNIDAGSDELNLDGIHIYTEIGAMLSAEKLDAVSITLPTHLHKSISIQCLEAGVHVLCEKPMALNVEDCNAMMAAADEAGKELMVAHCIRFWPAYAWIKSVMEQGCAGEVKSAEFSRLTYAPVWSGDSWFSDQSKSGGIALDLHIHDLDFIQHLFGEPDAQHSDGLRLENGAVGHVVTELKYGAGKMVRATASWLMPESYGFRMAYEIIFEKLTAVFDGHELKIFPVDGEAYTVELDPGDGYTEEINYFSDLIRGAQIKTEITTEQARESVRMALETMKL; this is encoded by the coding sequence ATGATGCGTATCGGCATTATCGGCATGGGATTTATGGGGGGGGTGCACCTAAATGCCTGGCAGCAGAACCGGTATGCGGATGTTGTTGCCGTGTGCGATGCCAACCCGATTGCGGGAAAAACAAAGGGGAATATCGATGCCGGTTCGGATGAACTGAACCTCGATGGAATTCATATTTATACTGAAATCGGAGCGATGCTCTCCGCGGAAAAGCTGGATGCCGTTTCGATTACGCTGCCAACGCATCTGCATAAATCGATCTCCATCCAATGCCTGGAAGCCGGAGTGCATGTGCTTTGTGAAAAACCGATGGCGCTGAATGTTGAAGACTGCAATGCCATGATGGCGGCGGCGGATGAGGCGGGGAAAGAGCTGATGGTGGCCCACTGCATTCGGTTTTGGCCGGCTTATGCATGGATTAAGTCCGTTATGGAACAAGGTTGCGCCGGTGAGGTGAAATCGGCTGAATTTTCCCGCCTCACCTATGCTCCGGTCTGGAGCGGGGATTCCTGGTTTTCGGATCAAAGCAAGAGCGGGGGCATAGCGCTCGATCTACATATTCACGATCTCGATTTCATTCAGCATTTATTCGGCGAACCTGATGCCCAGCATTCCGACGGATTGCGGCTTGAGAACGGGGCGGTGGGTCATGTCGTCACCGAGCTCAAGTACGGTGCCGGTAAAATGGTTCGTGCAACGGCCAGCTGGCTCATGCCGGAATCGTATGGCTTCCGTATGGCGTATGAAATCATATTTGAAAAATTGACCGCTGTTTTTGATGGGCATGAACTGAAGATCTTTCCGGTCGATGGCGAGGCGTATACCGTCGAGCTGGACCCCGGGGATGGCTATACCGAAGAAATTAATTATTTTTCGGATCTGATTCGAGGCGCTCAGATCAAGACTGAAATAACGACGGAGCAGGCAAGGGAGTCCGTTCGTATGGCATTGGAAACCATGAAATTATGA